The following DNA comes from Camelina sativa cultivar DH55 chromosome 14, Cs, whole genome shotgun sequence.
GGGTATAATTTCTTAACAGCCTGCACAAACAAGATATGGGAAAACAGTGTAATTTCACCGTGTACAcagcatctatatatatacacaaagtgGTGATCATAGTAGAAACAAGTAGTAGTAACCTGAGTATAAGTTAATAGAATTTAATTCCGTCTGATTGTATGATTCcagttttgagtcttttgacttGTTGGCTACAAATACAGCAGCAACCATTTAGAATATACCATAAAACTAGCAGTTGAGATGATGGCTCGAGAaatcaagaaacacaaaaaaaaactcctagCTAGTGGTACCATTgtaagagagaaaaatagaaaacatcACCTCGCAATCCTCTTAGATTTGGGTATAGTACTGTGATCTTTGCCGCCCATATGCGCCATAATTTCGAAACGTGAATGACACAACAACCGCAAAGTGGCTACTGgcttgttttctcttttgaccTCGTTTATTAAACTCGTTGGGCCTCGAGCCCATACACAAAAACATTGAAGCGAATATATTAATTAGCTCTTAATCATATTTTCTGGATTTGGAAAATTCCCTTTTCCTGGAAGAATAGATCATTTTCTACGTTTTTTAGTTACAGGAGAGCTTCTCTAATAAGTGAAACATGAGAGACCATTTTCCCTACTCTACTTTTAGCATTTTTGGTAAAAACTTGTAGCCATCACTTGGTCTTTCACTCTTTAGTATATTTTGGTTGTTGCTTTCTATTCAACTTTATCTCTGCTGTCTCAATATGAAATCCTGATAGGCCTTTTGTTTCAACAACTTTATTGagaaatgactttttttttgaaatggaaAAACAGACTCCTCTGCTGTACATTATTACTTGCCGCAGTTTCGCTATTCGATTATGAGAATGTAGTCATGTACACAAGTTTTCAGTACAATATTGTCAGTTTTATTACCAACCGTATTGTTTTGTCAGTGCATAGTCGAGGGAGCTGGATGTGGCTGCGGTAATGGTGGTACCGGGTAAGCCGGTACAGCATAAGGAGCAACtccaagatgatgatgatgatgagttccCATTGGAGGTGGAAGCATCACAGGTGTTCCAACAGCTGAACCCATATGATCATGTGGTGCGATGATTGGTTGTCCCACAGGTGCATTACCATACATCCCTAATCCAGCCATTGTTGGCGGATGATGTGGTTgtggttgcggttgcggttgtggCTGTGGTTGTGGCTGAGCTGGTCTATGTTTGaccacttgttgttgttgttgttgccctCCTGTAACCGCAGGAGGTTGATTGTTCACGGTGGTGATGTCGTGAATGCTAGACCGCCTTCTATCTCGGTTCATCGAGTTAAGCCGGATGAAGTACTTTTGAGCATGGCTTGCAACTTGTGTTGGAGTTCTTGAGATCACAAAGTTCCTTGAAATGCTTCTCCAATCTCCTTTCCCAAATTTGtccaaacccaaaagaaacaacctttcaaaaaaaacagaggattctaTAAAGGTGAGATCTTTGAACCAAAAGGTAACAGAGCATTGAATAAAAGGTAacatctttgaattttttttttcactctttaaGTCTCAAAATGTCAATGGatagataaaagaagaagaagaagaagaagaagaaaccgatgCTCTTCTTCAGTCCATGGGAtcccttttcttctctcttgctctGCTCTGGATCCACTACTTCTACCTCCTCCACCATTGGAGCTACTTATCCCTGAGGTTCCatgatttggtttcttctccGATGATCCAGAGGAATGAGAGTCTCTGTTGGCCGGAGAAGTTGCTGCTGCTTCATCGACGATGAGACCTTTCCGGTGATGATGATAACGAGGTAAAGGAACTTGACCATTCTCGATTGCTTTGACATCTTCTAAAAGGATTTGGTAATGGTTCTTTACTTGTTCTAAGGTCTTGCTTGGAACCATTGACGCCATTTTCTTCCATTGATCATCTGTTATGTCTTCCTCTACACAATGCAACGCAATTGCGTTCTCGAAtgccttctcttcctctctgcTCCATATTGCTGCTGCCACCACACTCTCCATTCGATTGATTCAaaaatctctctgtttctctctttctctctctctctctctctctctctctctttcttctctttggtttaATCGTGTGGTGGGCATGATAAGAGTTTGTGAAACGTATGTGAATGGGTCAGATTCTTTACCTTTTGGAGTTTTGTGaaacttttatttctttctttcttttggtgttttaaGTTGAGGTGCGCATTATAAGATTTAGACAAATTGTATATGCGCAGGATAGTAGGGGACAGTGCATATGCGCATGATAAGGGATTGATTGGGACTTTATCTTATTCACAAGCATCATCAATCAGTTTGGGTTCGTTTTCTATTGTGTCACTCACAAGGAAAGAGTAGTACCCATAGGATAAGATTCTTGTAGTTGACGATCACTCTTcacttttctttcaaattcatcCTCATTCGTTCTTTAGAGATTTTGGTTACTTCGGTTTATTATATTACAACTTGAAAGCAATGCAAATGATTAGTGTAGTTTGGCAAACTTTtcgatttatatatttattgcaaACAATTTAGTTCAGACAAAAAgttcattattttctttacttttaagttttaaatgtcgaattatgttaaaacaaaagcaatttGAGACTGTCATTGTAAATGTTGATCACATTGTAAAACtctatatttagtatttactgtGCATGCGAAATtcagaaatgagaataatgtgtaaaaaataattatcgaAGTCAAAATATTTGTTAGTACACTATACCAAACCGAATCCAATCAGATAAAATCTACCACCTAGTTGATGTATAGTGTACTACAatataaagaaaacagagtTACCAAGTAGTTCTTGGGCCAGTAATATGTGACTAGCCTTCTCCTAAATGAGTTAGAAGTCTGGCTGACCCTTAATCGTCTAAATTTGTTTGGATAGACTTTCATGAAGACGATTGACAAGTTTGATCGTTTAGCTTTCCTAGTTGTGTTGCTCACCCCGACTAGGGTTCTTATTATCTTATACTTCAGTAATACGTGCTTTTAATGACTCAAATCAACTATGAGATCTTACACCGACATgcataaaatcatttaaatctCATGAAGAGATGCAACatgaaatttaaatttctatatggCTAAGAATATAGAATTTACTAGATTTGGGAAAACTAAACCGAAAAACTTGGTTTCACACCCAAACCCAAAAGGATTCCAAATGTTTCTACTCGAAGTATCCGAACCGAAGCGAAAACCAAACAATATACTCCAAATAATATTGTAATCCGAAAATT
Coding sequences within:
- the LOC104742411 gene encoding transcription factor DIVARICATA-like: MESVVAAAIWSREEEKAFENAIALHCVEEDITDDQWKKMASMVPSKTLEQVKNHYQILLEDVKAIENGQVPLPRYHHHRKGLIVDEAAATSPANRDSHSSGSSEKKPNHGTSGISSSNGGGGRSSGSRAEQERRKGIPWTEEEHRLFLLGLDKFGKGDWRSISRNFVISRTPTQVASHAQKYFIRLNSMNRDRRRSSIHDITTVNNQPPAVTGGQQQQQQVVKHRPAQPQPQPQPQPQPQPHHPPTMAGLGMYGNAPVGQPIIAPHDHMGSAVGTPVMLPPPMGTHHHHHLGVAPYAVPAYPVPPLPQPHPAPSTMH